Proteins from a genomic interval of Kribbella aluminosa:
- a CDS encoding ABC transporter substrate-binding protein: protein MSSKRLLTILALLAVAVTGCSAKADAGGAAKLSLDAALPTTIPDGTKIVVGDPATEVALKLSGQYDKVSKYVQFANLSGGPQTTEAFRAHALDLGSVAEIPSINATWTGLHVKIVASKFRLDPIAHPIYKLGIAPGVSVKTLGDLRGKKIAYSPGQAQGALILKVLKKAGLTKEDVKLVELPSTGDVYVQALAGKQVDVAPIGGVQIKRYLAKYGKDGGAVIDHGLRDDAGHLYGPVESLEDPGKAAAIRAYVAAWGVAQDWIDKHPKEWIEGYYVKDQGLSAADGQWLVDNAGHPDIPADWSAAIQRQQQTIELLAKETGNPVIQAKDLFDLRFQTVAADAIKAGAK, encoded by the coding sequence ATGTCCAGTAAACGCCTCCTGACCATTCTCGCCCTCCTCGCCGTCGCGGTCACCGGCTGCAGCGCGAAGGCCGACGCCGGCGGCGCCGCGAAGCTGTCGCTCGACGCCGCGCTCCCGACCACGATCCCGGACGGCACCAAGATCGTCGTCGGCGATCCCGCCACCGAGGTCGCGCTGAAGTTGTCCGGCCAGTACGACAAGGTGTCCAAGTACGTGCAGTTCGCGAACCTCAGCGGCGGTCCGCAGACCACCGAGGCGTTCCGGGCACACGCGCTCGACCTCGGGTCGGTCGCCGAGATCCCGTCGATCAACGCGACCTGGACCGGTCTGCACGTGAAGATCGTCGCCTCCAAGTTCCGGCTGGACCCGATCGCCCACCCGATCTACAAGCTCGGCATCGCGCCGGGGGTGTCGGTGAAGACGCTCGGCGACCTGCGCGGGAAGAAGATCGCGTACAGCCCGGGGCAGGCGCAGGGCGCACTGATCCTGAAGGTGCTGAAGAAGGCCGGGCTGACCAAGGAGGACGTGAAGCTGGTCGAGCTGCCCAGCACGGGTGACGTCTACGTGCAGGCACTCGCCGGCAAGCAGGTCGATGTCGCCCCGATCGGCGGCGTCCAGATCAAGCGGTACCTGGCGAAGTACGGCAAGGACGGTGGCGCCGTGATCGACCACGGTCTGCGGGACGACGCCGGTCACCTCTACGGCCCGGTCGAGTCGCTCGAGGATCCCGGGAAGGCGGCCGCGATCCGCGCGTACGTCGCTGCCTGGGGCGTCGCGCAGGACTGGATCGACAAGCACCCCAAGGAGTGGATCGAGGGGTACTACGTGAAGGACCAGGGGCTCAGCGCGGCGGACGGCCAGTGGCTGGTCGACAACGCCGGGCACCCGGACATCCCGGCCGACTGGAGCGCCGCGATCCAGCGCCAGCAGCAGACCATCGAACTGCTCGCCAAGGAGACCGGCAACCCGGTGATCCAGGCGAAGGACCTGTTCGACCTGCGGTTCCAGACCGTCGCTGCCGACGCGATCAAGGCAGGTGCCAAATGA
- a CDS encoding ABC transporter permease: MSATTLPGLRTRAAASPVVRRRRLGPGRPIRFGAAIGPVLLLVIWSVGSAAGWIDQRILSAPWTVVSTAGELISDGRLQSNLWTSAQRALLGLALGIVLGVVLALISGLSRIGEAVLDGPIQIKRAIPSLALLPLLILWLGIGESMKVVTILLGVFVPIYLHTHNGLRTIDSRYVELAQTVGLSQWQFIRRVVLPGALPGFLLGLRFAVTGAWLSLVVVEQINSTSGIGYMMELARTYGQTDIIIVGLVVYGVLGLLSDGVVRLIQRRALSWRRTLAS; encoded by the coding sequence ATGAGCGCGACCACCCTGCCCGGGCTCCGTACCCGGGCCGCCGCGAGCCCCGTCGTACGGCGCCGTCGGCTCGGACCGGGTAGGCCGATCAGGTTCGGCGCCGCGATCGGTCCGGTACTCCTGCTGGTGATCTGGAGCGTCGGGTCCGCCGCTGGTTGGATCGACCAACGGATCCTGTCCGCGCCGTGGACCGTGGTGAGCACGGCCGGCGAACTGATCTCCGACGGCCGCCTGCAGTCGAACCTGTGGACGTCCGCCCAGCGGGCCCTGCTCGGACTCGCGCTCGGCATCGTGCTGGGCGTCGTACTGGCGCTGATCTCCGGCCTGTCCCGGATCGGCGAGGCGGTGCTCGACGGCCCGATCCAGATCAAGCGGGCGATCCCGTCGCTGGCGTTGCTGCCGCTGCTGATCCTCTGGCTCGGGATCGGCGAGTCGATGAAGGTCGTCACCATCCTGCTCGGGGTGTTCGTGCCGATCTACCTCCACACCCACAACGGCCTCCGCACGATCGACAGCCGGTACGTCGAACTCGCGCAGACCGTCGGGCTCTCGCAGTGGCAGTTCATCCGCCGCGTCGTACTCCCGGGTGCGCTGCCCGGCTTCCTGCTCGGACTGCGGTTCGCGGTCACCGGCGCCTGGCTGTCGCTCGTCGTCGTCGAGCAGATCAACTCCACCAGCGGTATCGGCTACATGATGGAGCTGGCCCGCACGTACGGGCAGACCGACATCATCATCGTCGGCCTGGTCGTGTACGGCGTCCTGGGTCTGCTCTCCGACGGGGTCGTCCGCCTGATCCAGAGGAGGGCCCTGTCATGGCGACGCACACTGGCCTCCTGA
- a CDS encoding ABC transporter ATP-binding protein has translation MATHTGLLTVQVRDLVRRYDERAVLDGLDLDIEPGEFVALLGKSGSGKSTLLRALAGLDYDVDGSGELVVPANVSVVFQDSRLLPWARVLDNVVLGLGGAEERGRRSLDEVGLAGREKAWPNELSGGEQQRVALARSLVREPQLLLADEPFGALDALTRLKMHALLRKLCAAHQPAVLLVTHDVDEAIVLADRVIVLDAGRIVAEETITLTGSRSAADPEFAAVRSRLLDALGVSV, from the coding sequence ATGGCGACGCACACTGGCCTCCTGACCGTCCAGGTCCGTGATCTCGTCCGCCGGTACGACGAGCGCGCGGTACTGGACGGGCTGGACCTTGACATCGAGCCCGGCGAGTTCGTGGCGCTGCTGGGGAAGAGCGGGTCCGGGAAGAGCACGCTGTTGCGGGCGCTGGCCGGGCTCGACTACGACGTCGACGGATCCGGTGAGCTCGTCGTCCCTGCCAACGTGTCGGTGGTCTTCCAGGACTCGCGGTTGTTGCCGTGGGCAAGAGTTCTCGACAACGTCGTACTCGGACTGGGCGGGGCCGAGGAGCGCGGTCGCCGGAGCCTGGACGAGGTCGGGCTCGCCGGTCGCGAGAAGGCCTGGCCGAACGAGTTGTCCGGTGGTGAGCAGCAGCGGGTCGCGCTGGCCCGGTCGCTGGTCCGCGAGCCCCAGCTCTTGCTCGCCGACGAGCCGTTCGGGGCGCTGGACGCGTTGACCCGGTTGAAGATGCACGCGCTGCTGCGGAAGCTGTGCGCCGCGCACCAACCCGCAGTGCTGCTGGTGACGCACGACGTCGACGAGGCGATCGTGCTGGCCGACCGGGTGATCGTGCTCGACGCCGGCCGGATCGTCGCCGAGGAGACGATCACGCTGACCGGGTCGCGGAGCGCGGCGGATCCGGAATTCGCCGCGGTCCGCTCGCGGCTTCTCGACGCTTTGGGGGTCTCGGTATGA
- a CDS encoding LLM class flavin-dependent oxidoreductase, producing the protein MSKQLHLNAFLMSTGHHEASWRLPESDPFANTSVEHYQKLAQLAERGLFDSIFFADSPVLFGDVGRRPAGSLEPTVLLTAIAAVTSRIGLIATASTTYNEPYNLARRFASVDHVSGGRAGWNVVTTAGPEAALNFNLSDQPSHAERYERAAEFLEVAYQLWDSWQDDAAVADKSEGVWAVQERVVPIDHSGRHFQVRGPLNLPRSPQGHPLIVQAGSSEDGKGLAARYAEAVFTAQQTLEDAQDFYQDLKGRAVALGRDPSTIKILPGIVPVIGSTVEEAQRLEHQLDSLIRPEYARLQLARTLRVSPEDLPLDQQLPADLPDEDEIEGAKSRYTLIVTLARRENLTVRELIGRLGGGRGHRTFTGTPEQVADAIQHWFEAGAADGFNVMPPVLPSGLTTFVDEVIPILQARGLFRTSYTGTTLRDHYGLPRPAGRTPSLQEATA; encoded by the coding sequence ATGAGCAAGCAGTTGCACCTGAACGCGTTCCTGATGAGCACCGGGCACCACGAGGCGTCCTGGCGGCTGCCGGAGAGCGACCCGTTCGCGAACACGTCGGTCGAGCACTACCAGAAGCTGGCGCAGCTCGCCGAGCGCGGTCTCTTCGACTCGATCTTCTTCGCGGACTCGCCGGTGCTGTTCGGGGACGTGGGTCGGCGGCCGGCCGGGTCGCTGGAGCCGACCGTGCTGCTGACCGCGATCGCGGCCGTGACATCGCGGATCGGGCTGATCGCGACCGCGTCCACGACGTACAACGAGCCGTACAACCTGGCCCGGCGGTTCGCCAGCGTCGACCACGTGAGCGGCGGGCGGGCCGGGTGGAACGTCGTCACCACGGCCGGTCCCGAGGCGGCGCTGAACTTCAACCTCAGCGATCAGCCGTCGCACGCGGAGCGGTACGAGCGGGCCGCCGAGTTCCTGGAGGTCGCGTACCAGCTGTGGGACTCGTGGCAGGACGACGCGGCGGTCGCGGACAAGTCCGAGGGCGTCTGGGCCGTGCAGGAGCGCGTCGTACCGATCGACCACAGCGGACGGCACTTCCAGGTCCGCGGGCCGCTCAACCTGCCGCGGTCGCCGCAAGGGCATCCGTTGATCGTGCAGGCCGGGTCGTCGGAGGACGGCAAGGGGCTGGCCGCGCGGTACGCCGAGGCGGTGTTCACCGCGCAGCAGACGCTGGAGGACGCGCAGGACTTCTACCAGGACCTCAAGGGGCGGGCGGTCGCGCTCGGGCGGGACCCGTCGACGATCAAGATCCTGCCCGGGATCGTGCCGGTGATCGGGTCCACGGTCGAGGAGGCGCAGCGGCTGGAGCACCAGCTGGACTCGCTGATCCGGCCCGAGTACGCCCGGCTGCAACTGGCGCGGACGCTCCGGGTCTCGCCGGAGGACCTGCCGCTCGACCAGCAGCTGCCCGCCGACCTCCCGGACGAGGACGAGATCGAGGGCGCGAAGAGCCGGTACACGCTGATCGTCACGCTCGCCCGCCGCGAGAACCTGACGGTCCGCGAGCTGATCGGCCGGCTCGGCGGCGGGCGTGGGCACCGGACGTTCACCGGTACGCCGGAGCAGGTCGCGGACGCGATCCAGCACTGGTTCGAGGCGGGCGCGGCGGACGGGTTCAACGTGATGCCGCCGGTGCTCCCGTCCGGGCTCACGACGTTTGTCGACGAGGTGATCCCGATCCTGCAGGCGCGCGGCCTGTTCCGCACGTCGTACACCGGCACGACCTTGCGCGACCACTACGGCCTCCCACGCCCCGCGGGCCGCACGCCGTCGCTGCAGGAGGCGACCGCCTGA
- a CDS encoding zinc-binding dehydrogenase, giving the protein MTNAWFPLISGIEAAGTVDLAPGGEFAPGQQVVVVGVDHPIVDDGNVAEKVRAILPDGVHTALELVGTNVLPDTLKATAVRGTVCFTGMLSDTWTIPDFYPMDYLPNGVRLTAYGGESSDLPAETFQRYVDLVAAGKLPIRIDRVFTMDEIGEAHRIMQDGKAVGKLVVQVE; this is encoded by the coding sequence GTGACCAATGCCTGGTTCCCGCTGATCTCCGGGATCGAGGCGGCCGGCACCGTCGACCTGGCACCCGGCGGCGAGTTCGCACCGGGGCAGCAGGTGGTCGTCGTCGGCGTCGATCACCCGATCGTTGACGACGGCAACGTCGCGGAAAAGGTCCGGGCCATTCTCCCGGACGGGGTGCACACGGCACTTGAACTGGTCGGCACGAATGTTCTCCCGGACACCCTCAAAGCGACGGCCGTCCGCGGGACTGTGTGTTTCACCGGAATGCTCAGCGATACCTGGACGATCCCCGACTTCTACCCGATGGACTACCTTCCGAACGGCGTCCGGCTGACCGCGTACGGCGGCGAGAGTTCGGACCTGCCCGCCGAGACGTTCCAGCGGTACGTCGACCTGGTCGCGGCCGGCAAGCTCCCGATCCGGATCGACCGTGTCTTCACGATGGACGAGATCGGCGAGGCGCACCGCATCATGCAGGACGGCAAGGCCGTCGGAAAGCTGGTCGTACAGGTGGAGTGA
- a CDS encoding glycerophosphodiester phosphodiesterase: protein MRKNPRVVAHRGASAVDPEHTLAAYRRAIEVGADGLECDVRLTADGHLVCVHDRRIERTSNGTGVVSRMSLAELERYDWGSWKNGDDRQPVLTLETLLATVRDAGRPVELAVETKHPTRYAGLVERRLVEALDRFGWAHQRLGTESPVRVMSFSWLSLRRMRALAPGLRTVLLMDRIPLRFRDGTLPAGVSYAGPSLAIVTANPEYVDRAHKHGHQVHVWTVNAENDVRQCRDIGVDAVISDRPDMALRVLGEEVGRRP from the coding sequence ATGCGGAAGAACCCGCGCGTTGTCGCCCACCGCGGAGCCAGTGCGGTTGACCCGGAACACACGCTCGCGGCGTACCGCAGGGCCATCGAGGTCGGCGCGGACGGCCTCGAGTGTGACGTCCGGCTGACCGCGGACGGGCACCTGGTCTGCGTCCACGACCGGCGGATCGAACGTACGTCGAACGGCACCGGCGTGGTGTCCAGGATGAGCCTCGCGGAGCTGGAGCGGTACGACTGGGGCTCCTGGAAGAACGGGGACGACCGGCAGCCGGTCCTCACCCTCGAGACGCTGCTCGCGACCGTCCGGGACGCCGGGCGGCCGGTCGAGCTCGCGGTCGAGACCAAGCACCCGACCCGGTACGCCGGCCTCGTCGAACGCCGCCTGGTCGAGGCCCTGGACCGCTTCGGCTGGGCGCACCAGCGGCTCGGAACGGAGTCGCCGGTCCGGGTGATGAGCTTCTCCTGGCTCTCGCTCCGCCGGATGCGCGCCCTGGCCCCCGGCCTGCGCACCGTCCTGCTGATGGACCGGATCCCGCTGCGCTTCCGCGACGGCACCCTCCCGGCCGGCGTTTCGTACGCCGGACCGAGCCTGGCGATCGTCACCGCGAACCCGGAGTACGTCGACCGCGCGCACAAACACGGGCATCAGGTGCACGTCTGGACCGTGAACGCCGAGAACGACGTCCGGCAGTGCCGCGACATCGGCGTCGACGCGGTGATCAGCGACCGCCCGGACATGGCGCTGCGAGTACTGGGGGAAGAAGTAGGACGTCGCCCCTGA
- a CDS encoding ATP-binding protein, whose amino-acid sequence MSSATLPADVSVVDVVLPHEVSAVADARRRLGAYLKRYRVARTASDDAQLVLSELLSNAIRYAPPLPTGDVRAAWWIDAAGIHVEVTDGRGDTEPQRITDPHPESIGGRGLAIVDVLTTGWDVRTAATHRTVHATIPN is encoded by the coding sequence TTGTCCTCTGCGACCCTGCCCGCCGACGTCAGCGTCGTGGACGTCGTACTGCCGCACGAAGTGTCCGCGGTAGCGGACGCCCGGCGCCGTCTTGGCGCCTACCTGAAGCGCTACCGGGTCGCCCGCACCGCCTCCGACGACGCCCAGCTCGTTCTCTCCGAGCTGCTCTCGAACGCGATCCGGTACGCCCCGCCACTGCCCACCGGCGACGTCCGCGCCGCCTGGTGGATCGACGCGGCCGGCATCCACGTGGAGGTCACCGACGGCCGCGGTGACACCGAGCCGCAGCGCATCACCGACCCGCACCCCGAATCCATCGGCGGCCGCGGCCTGGCGATCGTCGACGTACTGACCACCGGCTGGGACGTCCGGACCGCCGCCACCCACCGCACCGTGCACGCCACCATCCCCAACTGA
- a CDS encoding DUF5926 family protein, translated as MGKKSRQRAQNTTPTVTLDPADLVDVGPREPCPCGSGKRFKQCHGKDRAQAADAFVVRPFEGLPSECDLIAFREIVPSGSVQVELAGDNAGKVVNLVTLLPMAMPGLVRDDETIWIGLQTHASSGDPSRDLGHAITAALRTEPGNPIQLGDLMKDGPRLQDLIDTGKPLDIKVHEGFDYWVGENVEDPTGEVAAGLERANAAAAPTVRLESVEAAYWTQIGDRIYLRWVMPHTEDTLLDALARLHAAGSSALVDGSRLIGSFRALGVLAPVWELPAGTGAADVEKPAADFATALEKALATEAPLTTEERAAKAGLASRQLTIR; from the coding sequence ATGGGAAAGAAGTCGCGGCAGCGCGCGCAGAACACGACTCCGACCGTCACGCTCGACCCGGCCGACCTGGTGGACGTCGGCCCGCGGGAACCGTGCCCGTGCGGCTCGGGTAAGCGGTTCAAGCAGTGCCACGGCAAGGACCGCGCACAGGCGGCGGACGCGTTCGTGGTCCGGCCGTTCGAGGGGCTGCCGTCGGAGTGTGACCTGATCGCGTTCCGCGAGATCGTCCCGTCCGGCAGCGTGCAGGTCGAGCTGGCCGGCGACAACGCCGGCAAGGTGGTGAACCTGGTGACGCTGCTCCCGATGGCGATGCCGGGTCTGGTCCGCGACGACGAGACGATCTGGATCGGCCTGCAGACGCACGCCTCCTCCGGAGACCCGAGCCGCGACCTCGGGCACGCGATCACCGCCGCACTCCGCACCGAGCCGGGCAACCCGATCCAGCTCGGCGACCTGATGAAGGACGGCCCGCGGCTGCAGGACCTGATCGACACCGGCAAGCCGCTCGACATCAAGGTCCACGAAGGCTTCGACTACTGGGTCGGCGAGAACGTCGAGGACCCGACCGGCGAGGTCGCAGCCGGCCTCGAGCGCGCGAACGCCGCCGCTGCTCCGACGGTACGGCTGGAGTCGGTCGAGGCGGCGTACTGGACCCAGATCGGCGACCGCATCTACCTCCGCTGGGTCATGCCGCACACCGAGGACACCCTCCTCGACGCCCTGGCCCGCCTGCATGCCGCGGGCTCCTCGGCGCTGGTCGACGGCAGCCGCCTGATCGGCTCCTTCCGCGCGCTCGGCGTACTGGCCCCGGTCTGGGAGCTGCCGGCCGGCACCGGAGCCGCCGACGTGGAGAAGCCCGCCGCGGACTTCGCCACCGCCCTGGAGAAGGCACTGGCGACCGAGGCCCCGCTGACCACCGAAGAGCGGGCCGCCAAGGCCGGTCTGGCGAGCCGCCAACTGACCATCCGCTGA
- a CDS encoding arginine deiminase — MADRTYGVDSEVGRLRTVMLHRPGNELRRLTPRNNDKLLFDGIPWVGRAQDEHDAFAQALRDRDVEVLYLGELLTESLDDPEARAQAVVGATEDLRLGDTLRDYLRASLGDLDPAALAEALMAGVRNDEVHAGGLVTSLLAHEDFLIDPLPNLLFTRDSSVWIRDSVAVTSLAMPARIRETQLTELIYTFHPRFAGADKVYDHQLEHLEGGDVLALGPGVLAVGVGERTTPAGVERLARRVFAKDLAHTVLAVPIAQQRATMHLDTVCTMVDTDAVLMYPNMAEEMRALAVTTDGEQLHIATPEPFLVAAAKALGIDTLRRIDTGLDPVTAEREQWDDGNNTLAVAPRVCIAYERTVETNARLEESGIEVLRISGSELGSGRGGPRCMSCPVLRAPLTA, encoded by the coding sequence ATGGCTGACAGGACGTACGGCGTCGACAGTGAGGTCGGCCGGCTGCGAACGGTGATGCTGCACCGGCCCGGCAACGAGCTGCGGCGCCTCACGCCGCGGAACAACGACAAGCTGCTGTTCGACGGCATCCCGTGGGTCGGCCGGGCGCAGGACGAGCACGACGCCTTCGCCCAGGCCCTCCGCGACCGCGACGTCGAGGTGCTGTACCTCGGCGAGCTGCTCACGGAGTCCCTCGACGACCCTGAAGCCCGCGCCCAGGCGGTCGTGGGCGCGACCGAGGACCTGCGGCTCGGCGACACGCTCCGCGACTACCTGCGGGCGTCCCTCGGCGACCTCGATCCGGCCGCGCTGGCCGAGGCGCTGATGGCCGGCGTACGCAACGACGAGGTGCATGCGGGCGGGTTGGTCACGTCGCTCCTGGCGCACGAGGACTTCCTCATCGACCCGCTGCCGAACCTGCTCTTCACCCGCGACTCGAGCGTCTGGATCCGGGACTCGGTCGCGGTCACCTCGCTGGCGATGCCGGCCCGGATCCGCGAGACCCAGCTGACCGAGCTGATCTACACGTTCCACCCGCGGTTCGCGGGCGCCGACAAGGTGTACGACCACCAGTTGGAGCACCTCGAGGGCGGAGACGTCCTCGCGCTCGGCCCCGGCGTACTCGCCGTCGGGGTCGGGGAGCGGACGACGCCGGCCGGCGTGGAGCGGCTGGCGCGGCGGGTGTTCGCGAAGGACCTGGCGCACACCGTGCTCGCCGTACCGATCGCGCAGCAGCGGGCGACGATGCACCTCGACACCGTCTGCACGATGGTCGACACCGACGCCGTGCTGATGTACCCGAACATGGCGGAGGAGATGCGCGCGCTCGCGGTCACCACCGACGGCGAGCAGCTCCACATCGCCACCCCCGAACCGTTCCTGGTCGCCGCCGCGAAGGCGCTCGGCATCGACACCCTGCGCCGCATCGACACCGGCCTGGACCCCGTCACCGCCGAACGCGAACAGTGGGACGACGGGAACAACACCCTCGCGGTCGCCCCGCGGGTCTGCATCGCGTACGAACGCACCGTCGAGACGAACGCCCGCCTCGAAGAGTCCGGCATCGAGGTCCTCCGCATCTCCGGCTCCGAACTGGGCTCCGGCCGCGGCGGCCCCCGCTGCATGTCCTGCCCGGTACTCCGCGCCCCACTCACCGCCTGA
- a CDS encoding dihydrofolate reductase family protein, producing MTRTVVANFSLSLDGRTNGAGGDYDMSWIVPHAITEGAREHMLRVTGPATTALLGRKNYEGFGSFWPSVADDENAAPQDRTFSRWLNETEKVVFSTTLTEAPWQNSRIADGEPADVVKRLRAQDGGDIIVLASSSVIRALLAADEIDRLSITLAPELVGGGARLFEDGLPATSWKLAASTPTESGALCLFYDRVRD from the coding sequence ATGACCCGCACCGTGGTTGCCAACTTCTCACTCTCGCTCGACGGCCGCACCAACGGTGCCGGCGGCGACTACGACATGAGCTGGATCGTGCCGCACGCGATCACCGAGGGCGCCCGCGAGCACATGCTCCGGGTTACCGGACCGGCCACCACCGCCCTGCTCGGCCGGAAGAACTACGAGGGCTTCGGCAGCTTCTGGCCGTCGGTCGCCGACGACGAGAACGCCGCTCCGCAGGACCGCACGTTCTCCCGCTGGCTGAACGAGACCGAGAAGGTCGTCTTCTCCACAACCCTGACCGAGGCCCCGTGGCAGAACTCCCGGATCGCGGACGGCGAACCGGCGGACGTGGTCAAGCGACTCCGCGCCCAGGACGGCGGCGACATCATCGTGCTGGCCAGCTCCAGCGTGATCCGCGCGCTGCTCGCCGCCGACGAGATCGACCGCCTCAGCATCACCCTCGCCCCCGAGCTGGTCGGCGGCGGCGCCCGCCTGTTCGAGGACGGCCTCCCGGCCACGTCCTGGAAGCTGGCCGCCTCGACCCCCACCGAGTCGGGCGCCCTCTGCCTGTTCTACGACCGCGTACGTGACTGA
- a CDS encoding glycosyltransferase: MPGDAVLEKPDETPDDKEPFERAVACVIPAKDEAGRIAATVDAVHKIIGVDLVVVVDDGSTDRTAEVAEQAGAVVVRHERNRGKAAAMETGAAAVAERDGARPRHLLFLDADLTETAAAAGPLIEPVQTGRADMTIGTLPAQVRADGSKAGGHGFVVRLARAGIREATGWAPEQPLSGQRCLTRAAFDSAVPLAAGFGVETALTIDLGRKGFRIVEVPIEVRHRATGTDLRGQLHRAKQYLHVRRALAARSALPADGGGPSLRSLFPRKSAQ, encoded by the coding sequence GTGCCCGGTGATGCTGTGCTCGAAAAGCCCGACGAAACGCCCGACGACAAGGAACCGTTCGAGCGTGCTGTCGCCTGCGTGATTCCGGCGAAGGACGAGGCCGGCCGGATCGCGGCGACCGTCGACGCGGTGCACAAGATCATCGGCGTCGACCTGGTCGTGGTCGTCGACGACGGCTCCACGGACCGGACGGCCGAGGTGGCCGAGCAGGCCGGCGCCGTCGTCGTACGGCACGAGCGGAACCGTGGGAAGGCCGCGGCGATGGAGACCGGCGCGGCGGCTGTCGCCGAGCGCGACGGGGCCCGCCCGCGGCACCTGCTGTTCCTGGACGCCGACCTGACCGAGACCGCGGCCGCGGCCGGACCGTTGATCGAGCCGGTGCAGACGGGCCGTGCGGACATGACCATCGGGACGCTGCCGGCACAGGTCCGTGCCGACGGGTCCAAGGCCGGCGGACACGGGTTCGTCGTCCGCCTCGCGCGGGCCGGGATCCGGGAGGCGACGGGCTGGGCGCCCGAGCAGCCGTTGTCCGGGCAGCGCTGTCTGACCCGCGCAGCGTTCGACTCCGCCGTACCGCTGGCCGCCGGGTTCGGGGTCGAGACCGCGCTGACGATCGATCTCGGGCGGAAGGGCTTCCGGATCGTGGAGGTGCCGATCGAGGTCCGGCACCGCGCGACCGGGACCGATCTGCGCGGGCAGCTGCACCGCGCGAAGCAGTACCTGCACGTCCGGCGTGCGCTCGCCGCTCGCAGTGCGCTGCCCGCGGACGGTGGTGGACCGTCGCTGCGCAGCCTGTTCCCGCGGAAGTCCGCGCAATGA